From a region of the Daphnia magna isolate NIES linkage group LG1, ASM2063170v1.1, whole genome shotgun sequence genome:
- the LOC116919663 gene encoding F-box-like/WD repeat-containing protein ebi, which translates to MAEKSETWEEDDREEDFRKTGQTCYNREKESNDNGNVFDCAFHPTRPLLACGLSNGSIRLFQGPDADAPFDRWTIDDRFRLDNASHIKCLAWNVDGTRLAAGCFDGTVAVWQCNGVDDSTIPFQAKEHNLAVFEIIWNRWNCNLFATRSRDEGELQRILTWNSDLNEPVSCQCLELDTKFVWDFEWISSTRMAACTYEGTILICEIGSKVPVRRVSHPGVWKVRWHFALHYLVSCSTDGSVKVWSKNRHQEVGQIQLENRVYCVDCHGLRSGGSALIASGLEDGTIAIWHVTENRLQILSEHLDAVTCISFSPDGQYLATLDNEEKLIIWSTENWVIIFHHFKPANENWNHIRWNPTSNKLAISSNSHEIHIIELEDEFEDCISSHDEEKST; encoded by the exons ATGGCTGAAA AAAGTGAAACTTGGGAAGAGGACGACCGTGAAGAAGATTTCAGAAAAACTGGCCAGACGTGTTATAACAGGGAAAAGGAATCGAACGATAACGGAAATGTGTTTGACTGCGCTTTTCATCCGACCCGGCCTTTACTAGCTTGCGGATTAAGTAATGGATCGATCCGGTTATTCCAGGGCCCAGATGCAGACGCACCGTTTGACAGGTGGACAATAGACGATCGATTCCGATTGGACAACGCATCCCACATCAAATGCTTGGCTTGGAAT GTGGATGGGACTCGGTTAGCGGCCGGATGCTTTGACGGGACAGTTGCAGTATGGCAGTGCAATGGGGTCGATGACTCGACAATACCTTTTCAAGCAAAAGAACATAATTTGGCAGTATTTGAAATTATCTGGAATCGATGGAATTGTAACCTGTTCGCCACTCGAAGCCGGGACGAA GGAGAACTCCAGAGAATATTGACATGGAATTCTGATTTGAACGAACCAGTTAGCTGCCAATGCCTCGAACTCGACACGAAATTCGTTTGGGATTTCGAATGGATCTCATCTACTCGAATGGCGGCATGTACTTATGAAGGGACTATCCTCATCTGTGAAATTGGGTCTAAAGTTCCAGTTAGGCGTGTCAGCCAT CCGGGTGTATGGAAAGTACGATGGCATTTCGCGTTGCACTATCTCGTTTCATGCTCAACTGATGGGTCTGTTAAG GTTTGGTCTAAAAATAGGCATCAAGAAGTCGGCCAAATCCAACTGGAGAACCGAGTCTATTGCGTCGATTGTCACGGACTTCGATCCGGTGGATCTGCTTTGATTGCCAG TGGGCTAGAAGATGGAACGATTGCCATTTGGCATGTGACGGAAAACCGATTGCAAATCCTTAGTGAGCATTTGGATGCGGTCACCTGCATCTCGTTTTCACCTGACGGACAGTACCTGGCAACCTTAGATAATGAAGAAAAACTGATTATCTGGTCTACGGAA AATTGGGTAATAATCTTTCATCACTTCAAACCAGCGAACGAAAACTGGAATCATATCAGGTGGAATCCCACCAGCAACAAATTAGCCATATCCAGTAATTCTCATGAG ATCCATATTATCGAGCTGGAAGATGAATTCGAAGACTGCATCAGCTCGCATGACGAAGAAAAATCTACGTGA
- the LOC116920308 gene encoding uncharacterized protein LOC116920308 isoform X3, translating into MTIMPILAKNDVLSKIEAGESFNVRLRFINTQDYLCVVESNYSEDDRRRRVLTFPLGEEIERNTMLDWLLEPVRQQGQENAPAFVRLSSIKHPGEYLIAGTDDLTLDENRRKVYTWKETGTDFSEWGGPHDWLLLENQTPPEDQSASNSFIIRNKKFNEDLYVSKEQFELNPKYRAVYTWRQDIKIENSASEAPINAWEIIIQKENPSS; encoded by the exons ATGACCATCATGCCAATCTTGGCAAAAAATG ATGTCCTGTCGAAAATTGAGGCTGGAGAATCGTTTAACGTGCGACTGAGATTTATCAATACGCAAGATTATCTCTGCGTGGTGGAAAGCAATTACTCTGAAGATGATAGACGTCGTCGAGTGCTCACTTTCCCGCTGGGCGAAGAAATAGAGAGAAACACGATGCTCGACTGGTTGCTGGAACCTGTCCGCCAACAAGGTCAAGAAAATGCACCTGCATTTGTCCGCCTCAGCAGTATTAAACACCCGGGAGAATATCTGATAGCCGGAACAGACGATTTGACGCTGGACGAGAATCGACGCAAAGTCTATACTTGGAAAGAAACAGGAACGGATTTCAGCGAATGGGGTGGTCCACATGATTGGCTTCTGCTAGAAAACCAGACACCACCTGAGGATCAATCTGCATCCAATTCCTTTATCATACGTAACaagaaattcaacgaggatctTTACGTTAGCAAAGAGCAATTCGAACTCAATCCCAAGTACCGCGCAGTTTACACCTGGCGTCAAGACATCAAGATAGAAAATTCAGCTAGTGAAGCTCCAATAAACGCATGGGAAATCATCATTCAAAAGGAAAATCCATCGTCGTGA
- the LOC116920308 gene encoding uncharacterized protein LOC116920308 isoform X2 → MLHILVLLVMTIMPILAKNDVLSKIEAGESFNVRLRFINTQDYLCVVESNYSEDDRRRRVLTFPLGEEIERNTMLDWLLEPVRQQGQENAPAFVRLSSIKHPGEYLIAGTDDLTLDENRRKVYTWKETGTDFSEWGGPHDWLLLENQTPPEDQSASNSFIIRNKKFNEDLYVSKEQFELNPKYRAVYTWRQDIKIENSASEAPINAWEIIIQKENPSS, encoded by the exons ATGCTCCACATTTTG GTGTTGCTAGTTATGACCATCATGCCAATCTTGGCAAAAAATG ATGTCCTGTCGAAAATTGAGGCTGGAGAATCGTTTAACGTGCGACTGAGATTTATCAATACGCAAGATTATCTCTGCGTGGTGGAAAGCAATTACTCTGAAGATGATAGACGTCGTCGAGTGCTCACTTTCCCGCTGGGCGAAGAAATAGAGAGAAACACGATGCTCGACTGGTTGCTGGAACCTGTCCGCCAACAAGGTCAAGAAAATGCACCTGCATTTGTCCGCCTCAGCAGTATTAAACACCCGGGAGAATATCTGATAGCCGGAACAGACGATTTGACGCTGGACGAGAATCGACGCAAAGTCTATACTTGGAAAGAAACAGGAACGGATTTCAGCGAATGGGGTGGTCCACATGATTGGCTTCTGCTAGAAAACCAGACACCACCTGAGGATCAATCTGCATCCAATTCCTTTATCATACGTAACaagaaattcaacgaggatctTTACGTTAGCAAAGAGCAATTCGAACTCAATCCCAAGTACCGCGCAGTTTACACCTGGCGTCAAGACATCAAGATAGAAAATTCAGCTAGTGAAGCTCCAATAAACGCATGGGAAATCATCATTCAAAAGGAAAATCCATCGTCGTGA
- the LOC116920308 gene encoding uncharacterized protein LOC116920308 isoform X1 yields the protein MLHILVSNHLLFYFKSYFFNRCTKLDQVLLVMTIMPILAKNDVLSKIEAGESFNVRLRFINTQDYLCVVESNYSEDDRRRRVLTFPLGEEIERNTMLDWLLEPVRQQGQENAPAFVRLSSIKHPGEYLIAGTDDLTLDENRRKVYTWKETGTDFSEWGGPHDWLLLENQTPPEDQSASNSFIIRNKKFNEDLYVSKEQFELNPKYRAVYTWRQDIKIENSASEAPINAWEIIIQKENPSS from the exons ATGCTCCACATTTTGGTTAGTAACCATTTGCTGTTTTATTTCaaatcatatttttttaaccgTTGTACTAAACTTGATCAGGTGTTGCTAGTTATGACCATCATGCCAATCTTGGCAAAAAATG ATGTCCTGTCGAAAATTGAGGCTGGAGAATCGTTTAACGTGCGACTGAGATTTATCAATACGCAAGATTATCTCTGCGTGGTGGAAAGCAATTACTCTGAAGATGATAGACGTCGTCGAGTGCTCACTTTCCCGCTGGGCGAAGAAATAGAGAGAAACACGATGCTCGACTGGTTGCTGGAACCTGTCCGCCAACAAGGTCAAGAAAATGCACCTGCATTTGTCCGCCTCAGCAGTATTAAACACCCGGGAGAATATCTGATAGCCGGAACAGACGATTTGACGCTGGACGAGAATCGACGCAAAGTCTATACTTGGAAAGAAACAGGAACGGATTTCAGCGAATGGGGTGGTCCACATGATTGGCTTCTGCTAGAAAACCAGACACCACCTGAGGATCAATCTGCATCCAATTCCTTTATCATACGTAACaagaaattcaacgaggatctTTACGTTAGCAAAGAGCAATTCGAACTCAATCCCAAGTACCGCGCAGTTTACACCTGGCGTCAAGACATCAAGATAGAAAATTCAGCTAGTGAAGCTCCAATAAACGCATGGGAAATCATCATTCAAAAGGAAAATCCATCGTCGTGA